Genomic segment of Apium graveolens cultivar Ventura chromosome 7, ASM990537v1, whole genome shotgun sequence:
TTATTAACTTATGATTTATGAATGAAAATGTGAAGTATTTCACATATACAAATCTTTTCATGAATATAGATATAAacaaatattaattattattattttatttgcCGAGTCCCGTATTCACGACTCTTCGATGATTGGAGAATCCCCGTGTCACCGTATCGGAGTCCGTGCTTCCTAGTTTACATATTATTACTGTAAGGGAATAAAATCAATACAATAAAATCAACATTTATGTACATATAACTTGAATTACAGTTTTAGCACGTAAATGATATGCAATCCTTTTTTATCTCTTTTATCTGCAGTATTTCTCTATTGATTACATTTAATTTTGAATCTATGATGTCTATATACTAGTCAAAATTAGTTTCCCGTACCATATGCTAAATTATTGAGTGTTTGGCAAAAAAAAAAATTGCCGCGGAAAGCAAGTACTGCTAGCTGGGCAGGTAAGGAAGCATTCCTCATGATGGAGATGGCTTCCAGTTTAGAATAAATAACGTCTGAGGCAGAATAGAGCATACATATAATATCAAATTAAATGTAGAGGTATGGGTTAGATGCCAGCCACTAACTCAAAGGTGCTCAAGCATTCATTTTTGCAATGCATAGTGAGTACTTTACACAAGATTAAAATCTGTTACTGGAAAGTTCATTTTGTAGCATATGAACGATTCTTTCTTTCTAAAATCAGATAATCAAATATGCAGACAGCGGAACCTACTTTACTTATGAAAGTGATTATAGTGAAAAGCAAAAACTACAGTGGCGCTGATTTCCATAGCATATCATTGTTGTTTTTATATGGTTGAATGATGTTGTAAAGCATGTAATATTTCATTTACATGATTATCCCTGTCCATGGATCTTGCAGGAGATAAACTTTATGGATGAACAAATACAATCTTCAGATGCCCTTATTGACATGAGCCAAGGACTTTGGGAAGGTTGTCAGCGGTCAGAAGTACACACGCGCGAGATGTTGAGCTTAATGGATAGGTTCCAGCCTGATTTTGCTGCACCTTCAGGAGAATCACTGAGACAGGTGGAATTCAGAATGATCCAGTTCTTAAGTGGAACAATTGTGGGATTACCTGAAAAATTACGATCTGATTTCTCTCCGCCAGATCCAATTGAAAATCATGGTTTTCCTCAACGAAATTCTCAAGCTCCCAATAATATTATTCATGATCAAGTTGGGCCTTCTCTTCCACCACCACACTGGGACTTGCTTCACAAACCCCGGAAAGGTCCTCCTAAGAAAAAGTCCGGTAAGAGCAGACTTCAGATTGTAACTGGAACTGGAGACAACGAGGCTGATGATGAGATGACCCCTCGAGACCCAAGTCACCAAGCTACATTACGTGAATTAAATGTCCGAACCACTCCATTTACCTTGACCTCTCCTGCTTTCACCTCTTCTTCTGTTGGTGTTTTCACACATTCATTACCGATTAAATGCCTTCTCACAGGTCTCTTAGGTTGCAGTCCTGTAATGTCAAATAAAATCTGCATAGATGACTCTTCCGTAACTGTTCTGCAACATTCTTGGAAAACGGGGTGGCAGATAAAAAGATTGAATGACACTGCCCACCTCAGACTTCTCTAGCAAACAACACAGCTTTCTACGATTGAATACTACAGATGagattttgaataattaattGTTTCGAGGTAATAGCGTGGAGCATATATATTGATTGGAATTGCCCTGCAACTTATTTAAGTTGGTGATATTTTTTCCACTTGTAACgtttgttttatttatttcaagATTGGTATTTCTTAAGTACGAAAAGGGAACATGAATGTGATTCTCAGGGTAGGGTCTTGGTCAGGGAGATTTGATTGTTTTGTAGAACTAAACATGCATGTTTTTATACAGTAATTGAACGGCAATAATTCATTTATTCTCTGGTGCATGTTTTCTGTTGTTTCATCTTTGAACATTTTTCTTGTATGTAGCTGAGGAATTGGAGATCCAAGTCTTACATCTATCCCATTGCCTGCAGAGTATATTGCGAAAGCACACACTAGCAGAGATGCATAAAACTTTCGGGTTAAGTATCACTTTGGTCACTGAAGTGAGTGGCATGTATCAAAAGGTTAACTGTAGTAATCGGGGTATCAGTTGTACCACTATAGTGGTTAGTAATGACAGTCCGTCATAGTTGACCTGTTGACTTGACGGAAACAGTGACATGGGCCTCTTACGTGTATTGTAACGGATAGTTGTAGGTTACGTGGCATTTATAACGGCTATATAGTATTGTAATTACAGACTTACagtctctatatatatatattagggtTCTTGTTTTTTCCCCCAAATTGAGAGAATAGTTTGTAGAATTCAATTATTTGTACATATAGCATCTCAACATGGCGACAATTGAAAGTCCCATAGCCAAAAGTAGTGGTAGTTCTTCTTGCGATTCTGTTAAAAATTGGGAGCACAGAAGTTGTCATTTTGGGATAAGAGCTCGAATTTATACCTCTTGGTCTTTGAATAATCCTGGGAGGCGTTTTTTTACGTGTTCCAAACCGAAGGTAAAATTTGTGTTCAATTTATTTTAATCTAGCTATGTATGGGTTGATTTTCATTAagaaaatattcaaaaaaatgAACTAATATTCTTCAATATAGGCGTCCGGAGGTTGTGAATTTTTCGAATGGTATGATGCAGAGTTTACTGGAAGAGCCAAATCTGTGATTACGGAGTTGAATCATAGAAGAATATTTTTGGAGGAGAAGATGAGACTTGTTGAAGAAGATCTTGGTAAAAAGACAGAGGAAAAGAGTGCTTTGCAATTTGAGAATAATGATTTGCTTGAGTTAATTGTTGCTGGTCAAGATCAAATGAAGAAGCTGTCAAAAAAGTTGAAGATATTAATGTTTGTGATTGTTGTATTGTTGGCTTTGCTCTTCTGTGAGACTGCTTGAATGTAATGAATGTAGTGGATGTTATGTCAGGTTTATGGTTGTTAGATGTAATGAATGTAACTGAGTGTTTTTAACTTGTAATGATAAAGTCTCCTCAACTGAATTTTACCAAAAAACAGACAGACAAAAGTTGATGATTTAGAACATAGCAAAAGTTTCAACAACCATAGCAATAGCAAATGTTTCAACCACCGGAACTTAACAAAAGTACTACAATGATCCACATAGCAAAAGCAAATTAGTTAGAACATAACACAAAAGTCTAAAACATAGAAAGCATAAACATAGTAGCTTCTAATCCTCCCCTAGAAAGACAGGTTCATCTTCAGAATTTTTGAAGTTGAATTTTCCTTTCATCAGCATCCTTGCACTCCTCCTTGGTGGTGCTTCAGATGGTGCAGAAGACTTTGAAGTCTGAGAAGAGGTTGCTGGTGCTTGAGATGTGGTTACAGCACTTGCAGAAGTTCTTGACCCAACTGGCATGAAAGGAGTGTGAGGGGGTATTGGTTCAAAGACAGCAACATTACCCAGTGGACCTCTAACAGCATCTTCAAGGCCTCTTGACTGATTTCCCCTCAAGCACATATCCTTACCATCTTCACTGTTGTCTAAAACCAAAGGTAGTTTCTTTCTTGGCACTCTGAATGCTAGCTTGTCAACATGTTTCTCAGGTGCTTTTTCTGCAGGTCTAGGCCTCCTAAACATCAACTTCTGTCTCCTTAATTCTTTTCCCCTCTTTTGAGATTCCCCAACAATAATACTAGGCTTCCTTGACACTGAAGTTGATGATTGTTGTGTTTCTTCAATGACAGGTGCCTCATTTCTTATAGCTTCATCTCTAACAGGTGGTCCCATGACAGGTTCTTCCCTCAAAGGGGGTTCCATGACTGGCTCTTCAAAAATTTGGTTTGTTTCTTCCCTCAAAGTTGGTTCCACAACAGGTGGTTGAGATTTACTGGGATATTTGTTCTTTCTATGCCCTTCACTACCACATACACTACAATGCATTACCCTCCTGTTACTAAATCTTTGGATGCCCCCTACATTTTCACTTGCTTGACTTCTGGAACCCCCTTCCCAAGCTTCTCTCCTCCTCATTTTCTTAGGCCTCCCTCTGAGCTTCTTGGGAATGTCTGGAGGAAGTACCTCCTCACATGATTGCATTGTCCAGAATTCCTCCCCTTTCATTGCTTGTATGGAGAAATTATAACTAGCAAGGTATTTTTCCCTTTTGTAATAATCAGAGACATAATCAATAGGATTATGTCTTCTATCATGTATGCTAGCAATTGCATGTGCACAAGGAATACCTGTGAGGTCATATACTCTGCAATCACAACACCTCCTGTCCAAATCCACAGTCACTGCCCTGGTCCCCTGTTTGACTTGGTATTTCTTATCTCCATCCCATGCTGTTGTCCACCCTCTTGACTCAGTGACTAGTTTATCCAGTTTTCTTTTAATAACTGGGCACACATGGACATCACTATTTCTCATATCATCCCTCTTAACTCTAAGTCTTGTCATTAGCTTGAAATGCAATTCTTGCAGCATAGTAAGAACTGGTTGATACCTGGATAGCATAGTATGACAGTAATGTGTTATAATGGATGATAGAAAGTGcatacaaaaatataaaatttctgATAAAGTGTACCTCTCATTAATGATCCAAGCATTAAAGCATTCACTCATATTATTGTCAACATTATCAGCTTGTGAATGTGTAGAGAAGAAAGCCTTTGTCCAGACTTTTGGATCCAATTTGCTTAGAAATTCATGAGCAGATTTTGAAAGTCTCTCAATAGACTTCATTGCCCTCATATGTGCTACAGGGTGGGTAGCACATGTTGCAGTCCAGAATAGCCTCTTCAACATATCAGTATTGTGCCTACACAAGTAAGATTGTACATTAGTGATTCACCAAATACACAGACATACATACATATACTATTAGAAAAGAAATAAAGAGAAATTTACCTCTTTCTGAAATTACTGTAAAGATGGCGAACACAGAATCTATGTTCCACACTTGGCAAAAGCAATTTCAGTGCATTTTCCAAACCCTTCTGTTGGTCACTAATGATTGTGATTCCATAGCCATTTCCAAGATCAAGGTCATCCTTTAACAATTCTGTGAACCATGTCCAGCTCTCTGTGTTTTCACTTTCCACTATAGCATATGCAATTGGGAACATTTGATTGTTCCCATCACGGCCAACAGCTGATAAAAGTTGGCCTCCACAGACTGTTTTGAGGAAACAACCATCTAGCCCTATGACTGGTCTGCATCCCAATTTCCATCCTTCCTTGAGTGCATGGTAGCATACATAAAGCCTTCTGAATTTAGGTGTATCTGTTTCATTTAACCTGGTGGTTGAGATCTTCACTGTATTTCTAGGATTAATTTGCAACAATTCATGTCCAAAGTCCCTTAACCTAGAATATTGTGCTTTCAAAGCATCATGAACTCCTTCCAATGTCATTCTCCTCACTCTGATTATTTTAATTCTGGAAACATCTATTTCCAAATCCTTTTTTATGGTCTCAGCCATCTCTTTTATCCTCCACTGTGGGTTCTGCCTCACTCTGTCTCCATATATCTCACAGAGCTTCTTAACTGAAGCTAATTTGTTAGTGTAGGGTTTAGTACAGAGGTGTTGTGGATTAAGGGTCTTCAAGGTGCAATTCTCAGAATCTTTGTCCTTACTATACCACATGTAGAAAGGACATTCAGCCTGACACGACACTTGACACCTGAGTTTATCACTAGTTATAAACTGTATACCTCTCCTATGTGTCAGCCCATACTGCCTAACCAAGTCCCTGAACTCTTGAATGTTCACAAAT
This window contains:
- the LOC141672348 gene encoding uncharacterized protein LOC141672348, whose product is MSECFNAWIINERYQPVLTMLQELHFKLMTRLRVKRDDMRNSDVHVCPVIKRKLDKLVTESRGWTTAWDGDKKYQVKQGTRAVTVDLDRRCCDCRVYDLTGIPCAHAIASIHDRRHNPIDYVSDYYKREKYLASYNFSIQAMKGEEFWTMQSCEEVLPPDIPKKLRGRPKKMRRREAWEGGSRSQASENVGGIQRFSNRRVMHCSVCGSEGHRKNKYPSKSQPPVVEPTLREETNQIFEEPVMEPPLREEPVMGPPVRDEAIRNEAPVIEETQQSSTSVSRKPSIIVGESQKRGKELRRQKLMFRRPRPAEKAPEKHVDKLAFRVPRKKLPLVLDNSEDGKDMCLRGNQSRGLEDAVRGPLGNVAVFEPIPPHTPFMPVGSRTSASAVTTSQAPATSSQTSKSSAPSEAPPRRSARMLMKGKFNFKNSEDEPVFLGED
- the LOC141671384 gene encoding uncharacterized protein LOC141671384, translated to MGASQSSQLGAEEDDDDEEEEEEELLEAEDGIDDDDRNELMGDDNNLVKKVLEQEPEMLPCHSSASPLSPQLSAFGTPRMGPSIKVWDPYNVLAPPPPLPPPPHFSRSFSAAEVVEDDRTVTEVFLICHGECHMNLRPDLVAGRCPEAALTPTGKRQARALAVFLKSRGVRFNAVYSSPLDRARGTALAVCQEINFMDEQIQSSDALIDMSQGLWEGCQRSEVHTREMLSLMDRFQPDFAAPSGESLRQVEFRMIQFLSGTIVGLPEKLRSDFSPPDPIENHGFPQRNSQAPNNIIHDQVGPSLPPPHWDLLHKPRKGPPKKKSGKSRLQIVTGTGDNEADDEMTPRDPSHQATLRELNVRTTPFTLTSPAFTSSSVGVFTHSLPIKCLLTGLLGCSPVMSNKICIDDSSVTVLQHSWKTGWQIKRLNDTAHLRLL
- the LOC141674144 gene encoding uncharacterized protein LOC141674144, coding for MWYSKDKDSENCTLKTLNPQHLCTKPYTNKLASVKKLCEIYGDRVRQNPQWRIKEMAETIKKDLEIDVSRIKIIRVRRMTLEGVHDALKAQYSRLRDFGHELLQINPRNTVKISTTRLNETDTPKFRRLYVCYHALKEGWKLGCRPVIGLDGCFLKTVCGGQLLSAVGRDGNNQMFPIAYAIVESENTESWTWFTELLKDDLDLGNGYGITIISDQQKGLENALKLLLPSVEHRFCVRHLYSNFRKR